Within Stella humosa, the genomic segment CGGCCGGGTTCTTGGACCGCTCGTAGGTGAAGATGACGTCGTCGGCGGTGAAGGGCTCGCCGTTGTGGAAGGTCACGCCCTCGCGCAGGTTGAAGGTGTATTCGGTGCCGTCGGCCGACAGTTCCCAGTCGCGGGCGAGGTCTGCCTCGGCGATCAGCTCGGCATTGATGTGGGTCAGGCCGGACAGGACGTTCGACGTGATCTGGAATTGCAGGACCTGGTTCATCTTGGCCGGGTCCAGCGTGGTGATCTGGCCGACCCCGGCCCAGCCGCATTTCAGCGTGCCGCCGGCCTTGCCCTGGGCCATCGCCGGGCCACGCGGCAGCAGGTGGGCGACCGTCAGCGTGCCCGCCGCCGCCATCAGGCGCAGCACGGCGCGCCGGCCGATCTGTGGCCCAGCCATGTCGGCGCGCGACAGGCCGACCAGCGGGTCGCGCGGGTCGAAATCATGGGCATCGTCCCAGGCGGCCCGCATCGCGGCGGCCGTGGGGGGTGCGGAACGGTCGTGGTGATCCGTCATGGCGCTACTCCTTCGCAGGCGGGGGCTGGTGGGACGGGGGCGCCGGCCCGGATGCAGGCGGCGAAATGATCGGGGCCCATGGCGCGCGGCGGCGGGGCCGCTGCCGCGCAGGCCGGGATGGCGACCGGGCAGCGCGGATGGAAGACGCAGCCCGATGGCGGGTTGACGGGGCTCGGCACCTCGCCCGGCAGGGGCTCGGGCTGGCGCAGGGCCTCGATCGCGGGGTCCGGCACCGGCACCGCCGACAGCAGCGCGCGGGTGTAGGGATGGGCCGGGCGGTCGAACAGCGCATCGGCGTCGCCCTGCTCGACCAGGCGGCCCAGATACATGACGCCGACCCGCCGGCAGAGATGGCGCACCACGCCCAGGTCGTGGGCGATGAAGAGGTAGGTCAGGCCGAATGCCTGCTGCAGTTCCTCCAGCAGGTTCACGATCTGCGCCTGGACCGAGACGTCGAGCGCCGACACCGCCTCGTCGCAGACGATGAGGTCGGGCTTCAAGGCCAGCGCCCGGGCGATGCCGACGCGCTGGCGCTGGCCGCCCGACATCTCGTGCGGGTAGCGCTGGCCGATCCGCCGCGGCAGGCCGCAGATGTCGAGCAGGTGGTGGATCTCGCGGTCGCGCGCCGCGCGATCCAGCCCCATGCCATGGACGATGAAGGGCTCGGCCAGGATGTCGCCCACCGTCATGCGCGGGTTGAGCGAGGAGTAGGGGTCCTGGAAGATCGCCTGGACCCGCCGGCGGAAGTTCTTCAGCCGGCTGCCGCCCAGTCGGGTCACGTCCTCGCCGTCGAAATGGATGGTGCCGCCCGTGGGCTCCAGCAGCTTCAACAGCGTGCGGGCGATGGTGGTCTTGCCGCAGCCGGACTCGCCGACTAGCCCGAAGGTCTCGCCGCGGCGGATCGAGAAGGAGACCCCGTCGACCGCGCGCACGCGGGCCACCTCGCGCCGGAAGATCTGGCCCCGCATGACCGGGAAATGCACGGCCAGGCCCTGCACCTCGATCCGCGCCGCGGACCCGGCATCGCTCGCTGACGTCGTCGCCGTGACACCCTCCATCGCGTGAATGGGAAACGGGGCCGTCGATCGTCCGCTTGTTCGGTCGGGGGACTTGGGTGCGGTGCAGCAAGAAGCGGGCCAGCATCGGACAGGCCCATCTGCGCGGCTTGCGCGCTTTCAGGCGGCGTCGTACCAACGCGGGCAACGGGGATCCCAACGACAAGGACGCCGGTTGCCCTCGACTTCCGCCCGCCGACGCTGGGTCGTCCTGTTCCTGCTGATCCTGGCGACGGTCGGGGCCGGTGCTGCCGCGCTCTACCAGCGCGATCGGCCGCAGGCTGCGTCGCCGCCTGCGGCGCCCCTGCCATTGCTGTTCCGCGGCCGGATCGAGCCCGTGGGCGGCATTCATCAGGTGGGCGCGCACGGCGCCGCGCCGACCGAGACCCTGGCGGTGCTGGCGGTGGCCGAGGGCGACCGGGTCCGCCTGGGCCAGGTGCTGGCCCGCCTGTCGAGCGAGCCGGCCGCCCGGGCGGCGCACGCCAGCGCGGTGGCTGCCGTCGCGGTGGCCGAGCGCCGGCTGGAGAATGTGCGCCGCCCCTGGAAAGACGCCGACCTGGAGGTCTCGCGCGCGGCGGTGCGGGCGCGGGCGGCAGAGTACGAGCTGGCCGACCGCCAGCAGCGGCGCAGCGACACGCTGCAGGCCCGCGGCGTGACCTCGCTGGTCGACCAGGACGTGCGTGCGACCGAGGTGCGCACCGCGCGTGCCCGGCTGCGCGAGGCCGAGGCCAACCTGGCGGCCATCGAGCAGGTCCCGGCGACCCGCATCGCGCTGGAGGAGGCCATGCTGGCCGAAGCCCGGGCACGCGCCGACGAGGCAGCAGCCCGGCTGGCGCTGGCGGTGGTGGTTGCACCGACCGACGGCACCGTGCTTGCCATCCACGCGCGCGCCGGGCAGGCGCTGGGGCAGGGGCCGGGCGGCGGCCCCATCCTCGACCTGGCAGATCTCTCGCAGCTCAAGATCGTGGCCGAGGCCGACGAGCGGTTCGTGCCCCGCCTGCGCGCAGGGCAGAAGGCGACCGTCCGCCTGCGCACGGGCGATGGGCGGTGGACGGCCGCGGTCGCGCGCATCGGCAGCCGGGTCGAGCTGGTGACCCGGCCCTCGGCCGACGCGGTCAGCGGCATCGAGGCGCGCTTCGTGGCGATCGACCTTGCGCCGGATGGCGCAGCCGCCCCCTTGCCGGCCGTGGCCGGGATGGAAGTCATCGTCCGTTTCGAGCCGTGAGGATGGCCCTCCGGGCGGAGACGCGGGACCGGCTGGCCTTCGCGCTGCGCCTGGCATTTCGCCAGACCTCCAGCCGCGCCCGGCGCAGCGTGGCGGCCTTCCTCGGCATCGCCGGCGGGCTGGTCCTGGTCCTGGTCCAGCTCGGCTTCCAGAGCGCGCTCTACGATAGCGCGGTGCGCCTGCACCAGGTGCTGGACGGCGACCTCGTCATCGTCGCGCCGGAGTTCCAGGCGTTGCAGGGCCTGACCTGGATCGACCGCGCGACCCTGGAACGGGCGGCCGGGCACCCGCAGGTGCAGTCGGTGCGCCCGCTGGTGATGACGCAGTTGATGGTCCGCAACGTCGAGAACGACCGCTTCGTCATCATCCTGGCGCTCGGCATCGACGTCGACGCGCCGGCGGTCGCGCTGGACCGCTTCGGACCGCAGGCGGCCGACCTGCGGCTGCCCGGGCGGGTGTTGTTCGATGCCGCCTCGCAGCCGATGTACGGGCCGGTGGTCGAGCGCCTCGCCCGCGACGGCGAGGTGGAACTGGTCACCGCCAGCCCGCAGCGTGCCCGCCAGCGTGCCTTCGTCGTCACCGGCCTCTATCGCCTGGGGGCGACCATCGTCTTCCCGGGCGGCATGCTGGCCGGCATCGACACCCTGCTGGACGCCATCGGCCAAAGCCGCGAGCGGGTGAACATCGGCATCCTGCGCCTGGCACCCGGGGCCGATGGGGCGGCCGTCGCCCGCGACCTGCGCCTGGCCCTGTCGCCCGAGGTCGACATCGAGACGAAGGCCTCGTTCGTCGCAAGGGAGCGGCGCTTCTGGAGCCAGGAGACGCCGATCGGCTTCCTTTTCGACATGGGGGCGGTGATCGGCTTCATCATCAGCGCGGTCTTCGTCTACCAGGTGCTCTACCAGATGATCGACGAGAGCATCGCCGAGTACGCCCTGCTGAAGACGCTGGGCCACGGCCGCGCCTTCTTCCTGGTGGTGGTGCTGGCGACGGCGGCGATGATCCTGCTGGCGTCCCTGCCGCCGGCCCTGGTGGTGGCGTCGGCCGTCTACTGGATCTGCGGGGCGGCGACCCAACTGCCGGTCGAGCTGACCGTGGGCCGGGTCCTGGTCGTCGCCGGCTTCGGCATGGCGATCGCCATGCTGTCGGGGCTGATCGCGGTACGCCGCCTGGGCCGCGCCGACCCCGCGGCCCTGCTGTGACGGGGGCAGCCATGAACGTGCTGGCCATCTCGGGCCTGTCCTACGGCTTTCGCGGGCCGCAGGGCGAGGTGTCGGTGCTGCACGGCCTCGACCTCGCCGTGGCGCCGGAGGAGATCGTCATCGTCACCGGCCCGTCCGGCTCGGGCAAGTCGACGCTGCTGTCGCTGGCGGGCCTGCTGCGCCGACCGCCGCCCGGCACGGTGCATCTCTTCGGCGTCGATGTCGGCACGGCGGGGGAGGCCGCGCTGGGCGCCCTGCGCGGCCGCATGCGCTTCGTCTTCCAGAAGAGCTATCTCGTCGCCGGCCTGACGGTGCTGGAGAACGTGATCGCCAGCCTGGTGGCGCTGCCGGAGACGAACCGCCGCTTCGACGACATCCGCGCCCGCCGGATGCTGGAGAATGTCGGCCTGGCCGACAAGGTCGGCGCCTATCCCCACCAGCTCTCCGGCGGCCAGCAGCAGCGGGTCGCGGTCGCCCGGGCCCTGGTGGCGCTGCCCGAACTGCTGATCGTCGACGAGCCGACCGCGGCCCTCGACCGCGAGGCCGCCCGCATCGTCGTCGACCAGATCCGCCTGCTGACCCAGACCATGGGCTGCGGCGTGCTGATGACGACCCATGACGACCGCATCATGGACGTGGCGACCCGCCGCCTGCACCTGGCGGACGGTCGCCTGTCCCAGCCGCCCGGGGAATGGCACGCGCCGTGCTAGCCTCTGGTGCCCCGCCCCGTCGCCTTGCGACACCGTCGATCGAACGATAGGGTTTTGGGGCTACGCATTCCTTCCCCACAAGGAACCGGACCGATGAACGAGACCACGTCCGCCGCGCGCTACCGGCTCGGCTTCGACATCGGCGGCACCTTCACCGATTTCGTGCTGCTGGATGCCGCCAGCGGGGCCATCCGCCTGCACAAGTGCCTGACGACGCCGGAAGACCCGGCCGAGGGCGCGCTGGCCGGCATCCGCGCGATCACGGCCGAGGCCGGCATTGCCGTCGCCGACCTGGGCGAGCTGCTGCACGGCACGACGCTCGTCACCAACGCGCTGATCGAGCGGCGCGGGGCGATGCTGGGCCTGCTGACGACGCGCGGCTTCCGCGACACGCTCGAATTCGGGGTCGAGCAGCGCTACGACATCTACGACCTGTTCCTGCAGTTCCCCGACCCGCTGGTGCCGCGCCGCCGCCGGCTGGAGATCACCGAGCGCATCGCCCATGACGGCCGCGTGGTAGAGCCGCTGGACGCCGACGCCGTCCGCGCCGAGGGTGCGCGCCTGGTGGCCGAGGGCTGCACGGCCATCGCCGTCTGCTTCCTCCATTCCTATGCCAACCCGGCGCACGAGCAGGCGGCGGGCCGCATCCTGCGCCAGGCCTTCCCCGGCATCGCCGTCAGCCTGTCGTCGGAGGTGGCGCCCGAGATCCGCGAGTACGACCGCTGCGCCACCACCTGCGCCAACGCCTTCGTGCAGCCGCTGATGGACCGCTATATCGGCCGGCTGCTGCGCGAGCTGGAAGGGCAGGGCTTTGCCGGCGTGCTGCGCCTGATGCAGTCGGACGGCGGGCTGTGCACGCCCGAGGTCGCGCGCGCCTTCCCGATCCGGCTGCTGGAATCCGGCCCGGCCGGCGGCGCGCTCGCGACCGTGCTGTTTGCCCGCGAGGCGGGGCTGCCCGATGCGATTGCCTTCGACATGGGTGGCACGACTGCCAAGTCCTGCCTGATCGAGGGCGGCCGGGCCGAGATCGCGCCGATGATGGAGACCGCCCGCGTCCATCGCTTCAAGCGCGGCTCCGGCCTGCCGATCAAGGCGCCGGTCGTCGACATGATCGAGATTGGCGCCGGCGGTGGCTCATTGGCCGGCATCGACGAGACGGGCCTGCTGAAGGTGGGGCCGCGTTCGGCCGGCGCGGAGCCAGGACCGGCTTGCTACGGCAAGGGCGGCACCGAGGCGACCGTCACCGACGCCAACCTGCTGCTCGGCTACTACGACCCCGGCTTCTTCCTGGGCGGCACGATGACGCTCGACCGGGCGGCGTCGGAGGCGGCACTGGCCGGGCTGGGCGAGAAGCTCGGCCTGTCGGCGATGGAGACGGCCTGGGGTATCCACGCCGTGGTGTGCGAGGCGATGGCGTCGGCCGCGCGCGTCCACCTGATCGAGAAGGGGCGCGACCCGCGGCGCTACGCGATGGTGGGCTTCGGCGGTGCGGGTCCTGCCCATGCCGCGCGCGTCGCCCGCATCCTGGGCATCGCCGAGGTGCTGATCCCGCCCGCATCGGGTGCGGCTTCCGCGCTGGGCTTCCTCACAGCGCCACTGGCTTTCGAGCAGTCGCGCTCGGCCCTGACGTCGCTCGGTCCCGACGCCGACTGGGCCGCGGTCGACCGTACGCTGGCGGCCCTGGAGGACGAGGCGCGCGGCCGCCTGCGCGCGGCCGGCGTCGCCGATGCCGCGATGCGGGTCGAGCGTTCGGCCGACATGCGCATGGCCGGCCAGCTCCACCAAATCCTGGTGAAGCTGCCGGACGGCGCCATCGGCGCCGGCTCGCTGGCCGAGATCCGCGCCCGCTTCGTCGAAACCTATCGCCAGCTCTATGCCCGTCATGTCGAGGGGCCGGAGATCGAGATCCTGTCCTACCGCGTGCGCGTGTCCTCGCCCGAGCCGGCGGTCGCCCTGTCGGGCGCCGTTGCCGGCGGCGAGGCAGCCGGCGATGCGCGCAAGGGCAGCCGGACCGCGTGGTTCGACGGTGCCTCCTACGACACGCCGGTCTATGACCGTTACCGCCTGCGCGCGGGCGACACGGTCGAGGGGCCGGCCATCATCGAGGAGCGCGAGGCCACGACCGTGATCGGCCCCGGCGACCGGCTGACCATCGACCGCGCCTTCAACCTGCGCATCGCGGTGGGCGAGGTGGTGCGGCCCGCGGCCCTGGTCACCGGCGGCATGGCCTTGGCCGACGCCATGGCGCGCATCGAGGCAGACCCGATCGGGCTCGAGATCATGTGGTCGCGCCTCATCTCCATCGTCGAGGAGATGTGGCAGACGGTGCGGCGCACCGCCTATTCGCTGATCATCTCGGAAAGCCAGGACTTCGCCAACGAGATCCTGGATGCCAAGGGCAACCCGCTGGCCCATTCGCCGCGCTCGATGCCGCTCTTCAACCTGACGCTGACCCGCTGCGTGCAGGCGCTGCTCGAGCATTTCCCGCCCGATACGCTGGCCGACGGCGACGTGCTGATCACCAACGACCCGTGGCTCTGCGCCGGGCACCTGTTCGATATAGCACTGGTCACGCCGGTGTTCCGCGACGGTCGGATGGTGGCGCTGATGGCGACGGTCGGCCATGTCAGCGACATCGGCGGCGTGAAGGACCCGCTCAGCGCGCGCGAGATCTATGACGAGGGCGTGCTGATCCCGCCGATGAAGCTCTACGACCAGGGCCGGCCGGACCGCTCGCTGCTGACCATGCTGGCCAGCAACATCCGCAACTCCGACCAGGTGCTGGGCGATATCCAGTCGCTGATCACCGCCAACGCGCTGGGCGGCCAGCGCCTGCTGGCCTTCATGGACGAATACGGGCTGGACGATGTGGGCGCGCTCGCGGCCGTGGTCCAGGGCCGCAGCGAGGCTGCCACCAGGGCCGCCATCCGCGCGGTGCCGGACGGCGTCTACGAGAGCGAGATCGAGAACCGGCCGCTGGGCGAGGTGCTGCGCTACAAGGTCCGCGTCCACAAGACGGGCGAGGAAATCCGCGTCGAGCATGTCGATGCGCCGCGCCAACTGCCGCGCGGCGGGCTCAACTGCACCATGAACGTCACCATGGGCCATTCCAGCTACCCGCTGAAATGCATGCTGACGCCGAACGTGCGCGGCAATGCCGGCTGCTACCTGCCGATCACCGTCACCGCGCCGCCCAATACCGCGCTCAACTGCGACCGCACGGCCGCGGTCGCCCACCGGACGCGGGTGTCCTGGTACATCGGCCCCAACCTCTACCGCGCCCTGGCGCCGGCGATGCCGGACAAGGTGCAGGCCTTCACCGGCCTGCCCAAGGCGTTCGGCTTCTATGGGCGGAACTCGCTGGGCCGGGTGGCGTCGGACCATTTCTTCATGGGCGGCGGGCAGGGGGCCTCGCTCGCCCGCGACGGCAAGTCCGGCCTGCTCTACCCGACGTCCGCTGCCAACACCCCGGTCGAGCTGCTGGAAAGCCGCATGCCGGTGCTGGTCCTGGAAAAGTCGCTGGTCGCCGATTCCGGCGGGCCCGGGCGCCAACGCGGCGGCCTCGGCCAGCGCATGCGCGCCCGGCGCCTGGATGGTGGCACCGAGCCGATCACGGTCGGCCTCTT encodes:
- a CDS encoding FtsX-like permease family protein yields the protein MALRAETRDRLAFALRLAFRQTSSRARRSVAAFLGIAGGLVLVLVQLGFQSALYDSAVRLHQVLDGDLVIVAPEFQALQGLTWIDRATLERAAGHPQVQSVRPLVMTQLMVRNVENDRFVIILALGIDVDAPAVALDRFGPQAADLRLPGRVLFDAASQPMYGPVVERLARDGEVELVTASPQRARQRAFVVTGLYRLGATIVFPGGMLAGIDTLLDAIGQSRERVNIGILRLAPGADGAAVARDLRLALSPEVDIETKASFVARERRFWSQETPIGFLFDMGAVIGFIISAVFVYQVLYQMIDESIAEYALLKTLGHGRAFFLVVVLATAAMILLASLPPALVVASAVYWICGAATQLPVELTVGRVLVVAGFGMAIAMLSGLIAVRRLGRADPAALL
- a CDS encoding hydantoinase B/oxoprolinase family protein — its product is MNETTSAARYRLGFDIGGTFTDFVLLDAASGAIRLHKCLTTPEDPAEGALAGIRAITAEAGIAVADLGELLHGTTLVTNALIERRGAMLGLLTTRGFRDTLEFGVEQRYDIYDLFLQFPDPLVPRRRRLEITERIAHDGRVVEPLDADAVRAEGARLVAEGCTAIAVCFLHSYANPAHEQAAGRILRQAFPGIAVSLSSEVAPEIREYDRCATTCANAFVQPLMDRYIGRLLRELEGQGFAGVLRLMQSDGGLCTPEVARAFPIRLLESGPAGGALATVLFAREAGLPDAIAFDMGGTTAKSCLIEGGRAEIAPMMETARVHRFKRGSGLPIKAPVVDMIEIGAGGGSLAGIDETGLLKVGPRSAGAEPGPACYGKGGTEATVTDANLLLGYYDPGFFLGGTMTLDRAASEAALAGLGEKLGLSAMETAWGIHAVVCEAMASAARVHLIEKGRDPRRYAMVGFGGAGPAHAARVARILGIAEVLIPPASGAASALGFLTAPLAFEQSRSALTSLGPDADWAAVDRTLAALEDEARGRLRAAGVADAAMRVERSADMRMAGQLHQILVKLPDGAIGAGSLAEIRARFVETYRQLYARHVEGPEIEILSYRVRVSSPEPAVALSGAVAGGEAAGDARKGSRTAWFDGASYDTPVYDRYRLRAGDTVEGPAIIEEREATTVIGPGDRLTIDRAFNLRIAVGEVVRPAALVTGGMALADAMARIEADPIGLEIMWSRLISIVEEMWQTVRRTAYSLIISESQDFANEILDAKGNPLAHSPRSMPLFNLTLTRCVQALLEHFPPDTLADGDVLITNDPWLCAGHLFDIALVTPVFRDGRMVALMATVGHVSDIGGVKDPLSAREIYDEGVLIPPMKLYDQGRPDRSLLTMLASNIRNSDQVLGDIQSLITANALGGQRLLAFMDEYGLDDVGALAAVVQGRSEAATRAAIRAVPDGVYESEIENRPLGEVLRYKVRVHKTGEEIRVEHVDAPRQLPRGGLNCTMNVTMGHSSYPLKCMLTPNVRGNAGCYLPITVTAPPNTALNCDRTAAVAHRTRVSWYIGPNLYRALAPAMPDKVQAFTGLPKAFGFYGRNSLGRVASDHFFMGGGQGASLARDGKSGLLYPTSAANTPVELLESRMPVLVLEKSLVADSGGPGRQRGGLGQRMRARRLDGGTEPITVGLFVEGWGITHEGLFGGQPAGAAYAGVRSPAPDGWRDTGAGEMVSLFDDRTQIEAQIAGGAGYGPPAERALEAIAADIEDGYVSREGATRDYGCIFDADGRIDPAASRPRQTNKTDRDAVTTTGIER
- a CDS encoding HlyD family secretion protein, with the translated sequence MPSTSARRRWVVLFLLILATVGAGAAALYQRDRPQAASPPAAPLPLLFRGRIEPVGGIHQVGAHGAAPTETLAVLAVAEGDRVRLGQVLARLSSEPAARAAHASAVAAVAVAERRLENVRRPWKDADLEVSRAAVRARAAEYELADRQQRRSDTLQARGVTSLVDQDVRATEVRTARARLREAEANLAAIEQVPATRIALEEAMLAEARARADEAAARLALAVVVAPTDGTVLAIHARAGQALGQGPGGGPILDLADLSQLKIVAEADERFVPRLRAGQKATVRLRTGDGRWTAAVARIGSRVELVTRPSADAVSGIEARFVAIDLAPDGAAAPLPAVAGMEVIVRFEP
- a CDS encoding ABC transporter ATP-binding protein, with translation MNVLAISGLSYGFRGPQGEVSVLHGLDLAVAPEEIVIVTGPSGSGKSTLLSLAGLLRRPPPGTVHLFGVDVGTAGEAALGALRGRMRFVFQKSYLVAGLTVLENVIASLVALPETNRRFDDIRARRMLENVGLADKVGAYPHQLSGGQQQRVAVARALVALPELLIVDEPTAALDREAARIVVDQIRLLTQTMGCGVLMTTHDDRIMDVATRRLHLADGRLSQPPGEWHAPC
- a CDS encoding ABC transporter ATP-binding protein, with amino-acid sequence MEGVTATTSASDAGSAARIEVQGLAVHFPVMRGQIFRREVARVRAVDGVSFSIRRGETFGLVGESGCGKTTIARTLLKLLEPTGGTIHFDGEDVTRLGGSRLKNFRRRVQAIFQDPYSSLNPRMTVGDILAEPFIVHGMGLDRAARDREIHHLLDICGLPRRIGQRYPHEMSGGQRQRVGIARALALKPDLIVCDEAVSALDVSVQAQIVNLLEELQQAFGLTYLFIAHDLGVVRHLCRRVGVMYLGRLVEQGDADALFDRPAHPYTRALLSAVPVPDPAIEALRQPEPLPGEVPSPVNPPSGCVFHPRCPVAIPACAAAAPPPRAMGPDHFAACIRAGAPVPPAPACEGVAP